From one uncultured Methanoregula sp. genomic stretch:
- a CDS encoding recombinase family protein, translating to MIKIGYVRVSREDQNVENQINLLVTEGLSRELIFVDHISGISPVEDREGYAKMMQLIKNRASEDLVTLYVFEISRLGRSFLETLNTVRILEESGVRVWSLSPAESWSRIDDKKLRDLMLSIFSWVADRERENLIERTKLGLARAKAEGKHLGRPERVIPWKRVKELQDKDISLAAISRILDIPYTTLYRHKSQLDKNSTV from the coding sequence ATGATAAAAATTGGGTACGTCCGGGTTTCCCGGGAAGATCAGAATGTTGAGAACCAGATCAATCTGCTTGTGACCGAAGGACTATCTCGTGAGCTCATCTTTGTAGATCATATTTCTGGAATATCCCCGGTAGAGGATCGCGAGGGCTATGCAAAGATGATGCAGCTGATAAAAAACCGGGCTTCTGAAGATTTAGTTACATTATATGTTTTTGAAATCTCGCGTCTGGGGCGTTCTTTTCTTGAAACCCTCAATACCGTTCGTATACTTGAGGAATCCGGCGTTCGTGTCTGGTCTCTCTCACCGGCAGAATCCTGGAGTCGTATTGATGATAAGAAACTCCGGGATCTGATGTTGTCTATCTTCTCATGGGTAGCGGATCGGGAGCGGGAGAATCTGATCGAACGGACAAAACTGGGGCTGGCCCGGGCAAAGGCTGAGGGAAAGCATCTGGGGAGGCCAGAGCGGGTAATTCCCTGGAAACGAGTGAAAGAACTGCAGGATAAAGATATTTCCCTGGCAGCAATTTCGCGTATCCTTGATATCCCGTATACTACTCTTTATCGGCATAAATCACAATTAGACAAAAATTCTACGGTCTGA